The Pelagibacterium halotolerans B2 nucleotide sequence CGTCTCATGAGTATACCCGGCTTGATAAAGCCACTTTCCCTCTTATCTCTTAGGGCATGACCAAAGAGCGGACCCGCCTCGAACGCCTGTTCCTACGCCTCGAAGCGCGTTTCCCGCGTTTCTCGATGGTGATCTATATCCTGCGCCAGCCCTGGGCCATGCTCATCCGCATCCCTCTCGGCATCCTGTTTTGCATCGGCGGCCTTTTGGCGTTCCTGCCCATCCTCGGTGTCTGGATGCTGCCGCTCGGCCTGTTGTTGCTGGCCATCGACCTGCCTTTCCTGCAGCGGCCGATGAACGGGATTATCCTGCGTGGCGAGCGCCAGTGGCATTTGTGGCGCCGCAGCCGCCGGGACAGGAAATCGGAGCAGGAGACCTCAGAGAAAAGACAAAAGGCGCAACCGTCGCCGCGCCTTTCCGACAATCGCGACGACTATCGTTGAGCTTTCTTTTCGGCCCGCTTGGCGTGCAACAGCGGCTCGGTATAACCAGAAGGCTGTTCGACCCCTTGCAGTGCCAAAGCCAATGCGGCCTGAAAGGCAATCGAGTGTTCGGGATCACCGCTCATGGGCTCATAGGCTGGATCACCCGCATTCTGCTGATCGACCACCCGGGCCATCCGGGTGAAGGTCGCCACCACCTCGTCCTGGGTCACCACCCCATGCCAGAGCCAGTTGGCGATGGCCTGCGATGAAATGCGGCAGGTCGCCCGGTCTTCCATCAGTCCCACATTGTTGATGTCGGGGACTTTCGAACACCCCACCCCCGCATCGACCCAGCGCACCACATAGCCCAGGATCCCTTGCGCATTGTTGTCGAGTTCGCGCTGGATCTGCTCGGCCGAGAGCGTCGCGGGATCAAGCACCGGCATGGAAAACAAGGCGTCCAGACCGGGAATGGGTTCGTTGTGCCGGCGCTTTTGCGCCTCGAACACGTCGACCTCATGATAGTGGAGCGCGTGCAGCGTTGCCGCCGTCGGCGAAGGCACCCAGGCGCAATTGGCGCCCGATTTCGGATGCCCGATCTTTTGCTCCATCATCGCCGCCATATCGTCGGGCCGGGCCCACATGCCCTTGCCGATCTGAGCGCGGCCCGTCAGCCCGCAGGCAATACCGATCGTGACGTTGCGATCCTCGTAGGCTTGAATCCACCGTTCGGCCTTGATCTGGTCCTTGAGCAGCACCGGCCCGGCTTCCATCGACGTATGGATTTCGTCACCGGTGCGGTCGAGGAACCCGGTGTTGATAAAAAACACCCGTTCACGCGCTGCATAAATGCACGCTTTGAGGTTGGCCGAGGTCCGGCGCTCCTCGTCCATGATGCCGATCTTGATGGTGTTGAGCGGCAGCCCGAGGATTTTTTCCACTTCCCCGAACACATTGCACGCAAACAGCACTTCGGTCGGCCCGTGCATCTTGGGCTTGACGATATAAATCGAGCCGGTTGTTGAATTGGCCTTCCGCTTGCGGTCGTGCAGCGCGCAAAGCGTGGTGATCGCCGCATCCATCAGCCCCTCGCCGATCGGCTGGCCTTCAGCGTCAAGAATGGCATCGGTGGTCATCAGATGCCCGACATTGCGCACCAGCAGCAATGCGCGCCCCTTCAGGGTCAACTCGCTTCCATCCGGTGCTGTGTAAACCCGATCCGCATTGAGCGTCCGTGTGACACTCTTGCCGCCCTTTTCGAACGTATCGGCCAGATCGCCCTTCATCAGCCCGAGCCAGTTGCGATAGACCCCGACCTTGTCCTCGGCATCGACCGCCGCAACCGAATCCTCGCAATCCTGAATTGTGGTCAACGCGCTTTCGATCGCCACATCAGCCAGATTGGCCGGATGATCCTTGCCCACCGGATGGTTGGGATCGATCACCAGGTCGACATGCAGCCCGTGGTGCTTGAGCAGGATGCGCAGCACATCGCCATCGCGCGAATAGCCCGCGAACGCCTCGGGATAAGCCAGTTTCGCCCGGCCATCCTGACTTTCAATCACCAGTCTGGCGACATCTCCCGATATATCGACGCCATAGCGTGTCACGGCCCAGTGCTTGACCCCGAGCAACGGAAACGCCTCGTCAAGGAAATGCCCGGCCCGCGCAAACACTTCCGCACCGCGCTTGGCATTGTACTGACGCCCCGGTGCCAGATCGCCCTCACGGGCGATCACATCAGTGCCGTAAAACGCATCGTAGAGACTGCCCCAGCGCGCATTGGCGGCATTGAGCGCATAGCGCGCATTGGACACCGGCACGACAAGCTGCGGGCCGCAGATCGAGGCGATCTCGGGATCGAGATTTTCAGTTTCGATCCGGAAATCCTCCGGCTCGTCCTCGAGATAGCTGATCTCGCGCAAAAACGCCTGATAGGCCTCCGGGTTCGCTGTTGCCGGGCCATTGTCGCGGTGCCAGTCGTCGATCTGGTTCTGCATCCTGTCGCGGATTTCCAGGAGCTCGCGATTGCCCGGCATATAGGCCGCGACCATCTCGGCAAACCCCGCCCAGAACCTGTCCGAAGCGACATCGGGTCCCTTGAGCGCCTCTTGCTCGACAAACGCGGCAAGCTGTTCATCGACCTGCAAACCGGCTCGGGTGACATAGCTGCTCATCTGCAAATCTCCTGATCGTTTCCTGCCCAGCTAGCGCGCCAGCCTATTCCCGCCAAGCTGCCGTAAAAAACCCTTCCACGATGTGGAAATCAACCCAAAGCGCGCTTGGCCGCCTCGCCCGCCACATAGGTCTCTGCAACCACCCGGTCGTCCCCGCATGTCTGGAGCAGAAACAGCTCTTCGGACAGATGGTCCACCTGCTCCATCTTGAGTGCCATATGCGGCAAGGCTCGGGCATCGAGCACCACCATATCGGCATCGGCGCCCGGCTCCAGGCTACCGATGGTATGCTCGAGCGACAAAGCCCGCGCATTGCCCAGCGTCATCATGAAAAAGCTCTCGAGCGGCGAAAGGCGCTGGCCGCGCAATTGCAGCACCTTGTAGCCCTCGTCGAGCGTGCGCAACATCGCATAGGATGTCCCTCCGCCCACATCGGTCGCCACCCCGATCCGCACATTGGACGCCATCAGCCTCTCGCGATCGAACAGGCCCGAACCGATGAACAAATTCGAGGTCGGGCAGAACACCGCCACCGATCCGGTTTCAGAAAGCGCGGCGATTTCCCGATCGGTCATATGGATGCAATGGCCGAGCAATGTCCTCGGCCCCAGCAGCCCGTAATGCTCATAAACGCCGACATAGTCGGGCAAATTGGGAAACAGCTCCCTGACGAATTCGATTTCCCCCAGGCTTTCATTCACATGCGTCTGGACATAGGCATCGGGAAATTCGCGAACGAGGTCCTGGGTCATTTCCATCTGCGCATGGGTGGAGGTCAGCGCGAAGCGCGGCGTGATCGCATAATGGAGCCGCCCCACCCCGTCCCACTTCTCCAGCAACGCCTTGCTCTCGTCATAGCCACGCTGTGGCGTATCGAGCAGCCCCTCGGGCGCGTTGCGGTCCATCATCACCTTGCCGGCGACCATGCGCATGTCGCGCTTGTTTGCCTCGGTGAAAAAGGCATCGACCGATTGCGGATGCACCGAGCAATAGACCGCCGCCGTTGTGGTTCCGTAGCGCACCAGTTCGTCGCAGAACAGCGAGGCGATCCGCGCCGCATGGTCCGCATCGGCAAAGCGCTGCTCTTCGACGAACGTATAGGTATTGAGCCACTCCAGCAGGTCCTTGGCATACGAGCCGATCACCTGCATCTGCGGATAGTGAATATGGGTATCGATAAAGCCCGGCATAATCAGATTGGGCCGGTGATCGATGACCTCGGCCTTGGGCGCGACGACCCTGAGCCCCTCGTTCCACTCCCCGACCGAAACGATCCTGCCCTGATCGACAACCACCGCCCCATCCTCGATATAGCGATAGCTTTGATGATCGTCCGGTCCCGACGGCTCGGAAATGAACGTCAGGATACGCCCGCGCAAAATCCTTGCAGTCACAGGCTGCGCTCCCCGGTCACCGATTGGTACCAGACGGTCAGCATCTGCCGCTCCTCATCGGTCATGAACGACACATTGCCCGGCGGCATGGCATGGCTGCGGGCGGACTGGATATAGATTTCCCGCGCGTGCTCGGCGATCAACTCGGGCGTATCGAGCCGCACATCCTTGGGCGCCATATGCACGCCCTCATAGGCCGGCTCGGCGGCATGGCACATCGAGCAGCGGCCAAGAACGATCTGGGACGCCTGCTGGAAATGGGCATCCTCAAGGAATGTCTGGGCCGTCGCCCCCAGCGCGGCCTCTTCGGCTTCGGCCTGCGTTTTGGGATAGCTCGAAAGCCAGACGATGCCGATAAACAGCACAAGCGCCAGCGCGAACGTCCAGTACTCCCGACGCCCCGTCGAATGCATTGTGTTGAAGAAATGCCGGATCAGAACCCCGATCAGAAAGATCAGCCCTGCAATCGCCCAGCTGTATTCGGTCGCGAACGCCAGTGGATAATGGTTCGACAGCATGAAAAACAGCACCGGCAGGGTCAGGTAATTGTTGTGCACGCTGCGCTGTTTGCTCTGCGCACCCAGCGCAGGATCGGGCGCTTCGCCAGCCTTCATGGAAGCGACGATTTTCTTTTGATTGGGAATGATGATGAAAAAGACGTTCGCCGACATGATCGTCGCCGTGAACGCTCCCATATGCAGGAATGCGGCGCGGCCGGTAAACACCTGCATATAGCCCCACGACATGGCCAGAAGGATCGCAAACAAAACGATCATCAGCCCGTTCTGGCTCTTGCCCAGCGGTGACTTGCAGAGCAGATCGTAGAGGACCCACCCCAACGCCAGCGAGGCAAGCGAAATGGCAATCGCCACAGGGGCATCGACATCGAATACGGTGCGGTCGATCAGGAACAGGTCGGCGCCGGCATAATAAACGATGATGAGCATGGCAAACCCGGTCAGCCAGGTCGAATAGCTCTCCCATTTGAACCAGACCAGATGCT carries:
- a CDS encoding urate hydroxylase PuuD translates to MTDFTLFWEWMAFAVRWTHVIVGIAWIGSSFYFIALDLGLRKHADLPAGVQGEEWQVHGGGFYHINKYMVAPPNLPEHLVWFKWESYSTWLTGFAMLIIVYYAGADLFLIDRTVFDVDAPVAIAISLASLALGWVLYDLLCKSPLGKSQNGLMIVLFAILLAMSWGYMQVFTGRAAFLHMGAFTATIMSANVFFIIIPNQKKIVASMKAGEAPDPALGAQSKQRSVHNNYLTLPVLFFMLSNHYPLAFATEYSWAIAGLIFLIGVLIRHFFNTMHSTGRREYWTFALALVLFIGIVWLSSYPKTQAEAEEAALGATAQTFLEDAHFQQASQIVLGRCSMCHAAEPAYEGVHMAPKDVRLDTPELIAEHAREIYIQSARSHAMPPGNVSFMTDEERQMLTVWYQSVTGERSL
- a CDS encoding malate synthase G, which encodes MSSYVTRAGLQVDEQLAAFVEQEALKGPDVASDRFWAGFAEMVAAYMPGNRELLEIRDRMQNQIDDWHRDNGPATANPEAYQAFLREISYLEDEPEDFRIETENLDPEIASICGPQLVVPVSNARYALNAANARWGSLYDAFYGTDVIAREGDLAPGRQYNAKRGAEVFARAGHFLDEAFPLLGVKHWAVTRYGVDISGDVARLVIESQDGRAKLAYPEAFAGYSRDGDVLRILLKHHGLHVDLVIDPNHPVGKDHPANLADVAIESALTTIQDCEDSVAAVDAEDKVGVYRNWLGLMKGDLADTFEKGGKSVTRTLNADRVYTAPDGSELTLKGRALLLVRNVGHLMTTDAILDAEGQPIGEGLMDAAITTLCALHDRKRKANSTTGSIYIVKPKMHGPTEVLFACNVFGEVEKILGLPLNTIKIGIMDEERRTSANLKACIYAARERVFFINTGFLDRTGDEIHTSMEAGPVLLKDQIKAERWIQAYEDRNVTIGIACGLTGRAQIGKGMWARPDDMAAMMEQKIGHPKSGANCAWVPSPTAATLHALHYHEVDVFEAQKRRHNEPIPGLDALFSMPVLDPATLSAEQIQRELDNNAQGILGYVVRWVDAGVGCSKVPDINNVGLMEDRATCRISSQAIANWLWHGVVTQDEVVATFTRMARVVDQQNAGDPAYEPMSGDPEHSIAFQAALALALQGVEQPSGYTEPLLHAKRAEKKAQR
- the guaD gene encoding guanine deaminase → MTARILRGRILTFISEPSGPDDHQSYRYIEDGAVVVDQGRIVSVGEWNEGLRVVAPKAEVIDHRPNLIMPGFIDTHIHYPQMQVIGSYAKDLLEWLNTYTFVEEQRFADADHAARIASLFCDELVRYGTTTAAVYCSVHPQSVDAFFTEANKRDMRMVAGKVMMDRNAPEGLLDTPQRGYDESKALLEKWDGVGRLHYAITPRFALTSTHAQMEMTQDLVREFPDAYVQTHVNESLGEIEFVRELFPNLPDYVGVYEHYGLLGPRTLLGHCIHMTDREIAALSETGSVAVFCPTSNLFIGSGLFDRERLMASNVRIGVATDVGGGTSYAMLRTLDEGYKVLQLRGQRLSPLESFFMMTLGNARALSLEHTIGSLEPGADADMVVLDARALPHMALKMEQVDHLSEELFLLQTCGDDRVVAETYVAGEAAKRALG